A section of the Asticcacaulis sp. EMRT-3 genome encodes:
- a CDS encoding aldehyde dehydrogenase, whose product MDKPGTAIIDGKAVASLSWRTFDNYASRDGRLINSIAACDAGDVDRAVIAARAAFEDGRWRGLAPKQRKAILFRLAELMGEHAETLALLECLDTGKPIAQARGFDIPAAINTTRYYGEALDKIYGEVAPTPEDRLSYVVHEPLGVVGAIVPWNFPLHMAMWKVAPALAMGNSVVLKPAENSSMTAIFAAQLALEAGVPPGVWNVVPGLGAEAGDALARHMDVDMITFTGSGPVGRQLMRASADSNLKRVSLELGGKSPQIVFADCDDLDAAAEAAAWGVFYNQGQVCTAASRLLVEDSIRDDFVKRVAEVAKTIRVGDPFDPATQFGAMISERQMFTTLDYIEKGQAEGGRVVLGGRRLMAETGGYYVGPTVIDGIAPGNVLAQEEVFGPVLSVMSFKDEADAYKIANDTIYGLASGVWTANISKAMRAAKALRAGLVWINGWDACDITSPFGGVKQSGFGRDRSLHALYKYADLKAVSISYKA is encoded by the coding sequence ATGGATAAGCCCGGTACGGCGATCATCGACGGCAAGGCGGTGGCCTCTTTGTCGTGGCGCACCTTCGATAATTACGCATCGCGCGATGGCAGGCTGATCAACAGTATCGCGGCCTGTGATGCCGGGGATGTGGATCGGGCGGTGATCGCGGCGCGAGCGGCTTTTGAGGACGGGCGCTGGCGCGGACTGGCCCCGAAACAGCGCAAGGCGATCCTGTTCCGGCTGGCCGAGTTGATGGGCGAACACGCCGAAACCCTGGCCCTGCTGGAATGTCTCGATACCGGCAAGCCGATTGCTCAGGCGCGCGGTTTCGATATTCCCGCCGCCATCAATACCACGCGCTATTATGGTGAGGCGCTCGACAAGATCTATGGCGAGGTGGCCCCGACGCCGGAAGACCGGCTATCCTATGTGGTGCATGAACCGCTGGGCGTGGTCGGCGCCATCGTGCCGTGGAATTTCCCGCTGCATATGGCGATGTGGAAGGTGGCTCCGGCCCTGGCAATGGGCAATTCGGTGGTGCTGAAACCGGCTGAAAATTCTTCGATGACGGCCATTTTCGCGGCGCAACTGGCGCTGGAGGCCGGTGTGCCGCCGGGGGTATGGAATGTCGTGCCGGGTCTTGGCGCAGAGGCCGGTGACGCTTTGGCCAGGCATATGGATGTCGATATGATCACCTTTACCGGCTCCGGGCCGGTGGGGCGACAACTGATGCGCGCCTCGGCGGATTCGAACCTGAAGCGCGTGTCGCTCGAACTGGGCGGCAAGTCACCGCAGATTGTCTTTGCCGATTGCGATGATCTGGATGCGGCGGCGGAAGCCGCGGCCTGGGGTGTGTTTTACAATCAGGGTCAGGTCTGCACGGCGGCGTCGCGCCTGCTGGTGGAAGACAGTATCCGTGATGATTTTGTCAAGCGCGTCGCCGAGGTGGCGAAGACGATCCGGGTCGGCGATCCGTTCGATCCGGCCACCCAGTTCGGCGCGATGATTTCCGAACGGCAGATGTTTACGACGCTCGACTATATCGAAAAAGGTCAGGCCGAGGGCGGGCGCGTGGTGCTGGGCGGGCGGCGGCTGATGGCCGAAACGGGCGGCTATTATGTCGGCCCCACGGTGATCGACGGCATCGCGCCCGGCAATGTGCTGGCGCAGGAAGAGGTGTTCGGGCCGGTTCTGTCGGTGATGAGCTTCAAGGATGAGGCCGACGCCTATAAAATCGCCAATGACACCATCTATGGGCTGGCGTCGGGGGTGTGGACCGCCAATATCAGTAAGGCCATGCGGGCGGCGAAAGCCTTGCGGGCGGGTCTGGTCTGGATCAATGGCTGGGACGCCTGCGACATCACCTCGCCGTTCGGTGGCGTCAAACAGTCGGGCTTCGGGCGTGATCGCTCGTTGCACGCCCTCTATAAATACGCCGATCTGAAAGCGGTCAGCATCAGTTACAAGGCCTGA